A single region of the Eremothecium gossypii ATCC 10895 chromosome V, complete sequence genome encodes:
- the HHF1 gene encoding histone H4 (Syntenic homolog of Saccharomyces cerevisiae YBR009C (HHF1)), with amino-acid sequence MSGRGKGGKGLGKGGAKRHRKILRDNIQGITKPAIRRLARRGGVKRISGLIYEDVRAVLKSFLESVIRDAVTYTEHAKRKTVTSLDVVYALKRQGRTLYGFGG; translated from the coding sequence ATGTCCGGCAGAGGTAAGGGGGGCAAGGGCCTCGGCAAGGGCGGCGCGAAGCGCCACCGCAAGATCCTCCGCGACAACATCCAGGGCATCACCAAGCCCGCCATCCGCCGCCTGGCCCGCCGTGGCGGCGTCAAGCGCATCTCCGGCCTCATCTACGAGGACGTGCGCGCGGTGCTCAAGTCGTTCCTGGAGTCCGTCATCCGCGACGCCGTCACCTACACCGAGCACGCCAAGCGCAAGACCGTCACCTCGCTCGACGTCGTGTACGCGCTCAAGCGCCAGGGCCGCACCTTGTACGGCTTCGGCGGCTGA